From Lysobacter auxotrophicus, the proteins below share one genomic window:
- a CDS encoding glutathione S-transferase N-terminal domain-containing protein, whose amino-acid sequence MKLYTKPGACSTADHIALQWTGQPFQLEILDKDSMKAPAFLAINPAGAVPAVVDGDFVLTQNAAIMGYIADSFPEAGLAGDGSPRQRAEAARWLAFVNSDLHPAFKPLFGPGAFIGDESQYEAVKVAARKRLRALFETADRQLAGKQWIAGFRSYADPYLYITLRWAQGLGIDLTGLDHLAAFKARMEADPAVQKALKIEGLA is encoded by the coding sequence ATGAAGCTCTACACCAAGCCCGGCGCGTGCTCGACCGCCGACCACATCGCGCTGCAGTGGACGGGCCAGCCGTTCCAGCTGGAGATCCTCGACAAGGATTCGATGAAGGCGCCCGCCTTCCTCGCGATCAATCCGGCCGGCGCCGTGCCGGCGGTGGTCGACGGCGATTTCGTGCTGACGCAGAACGCCGCGATCATGGGCTACATCGCCGACTCCTTCCCCGAGGCCGGCCTCGCCGGCGACGGCAGCCCGCGCCAGCGCGCCGAGGCCGCCCGCTGGCTGGCGTTCGTCAACTCCGACCTGCATCCGGCCTTCAAGCCGCTGTTCGGCCCGGGCGCCTTCATCGGCGACGAGAGCCAGTACGAGGCCGTGAAGGTCGCCGCCCGCAAGCGCCTGCGTGCCCTGTTCGAGACGGCCGACCGCCAGCTCGCGGGCAAGCAGTGGATCGCCGGCTTCCGCAGCTACGCCGACCCGTACCTCTACATCACGCTGCGCTGGGCGCAGGGCCTGGGCATCGACCTGACGGGCCTGGACCACCTGGCCGCGTTCAAGGCCCGCATGGAAGCCGACCCGGCGGTGCAAAAGGCACTGAAGATCGAAGGCCTCGCGTAA
- a CDS encoding cell wall hydrolase, translating into MKLAWILWLASVLPPQTADSLCLSTTVYLEARDQSVRGQKAVAEVALRRRDSGLWGNTVCDVVTARKQFAPTLVSPGTRLSNTDAWAEAVTIALDAERNWALPPGERKEIVPGASHFAAHAIASPSWRTAYQVATIGDHTFYKVQSLKPRRS; encoded by the coding sequence ATGAAACTGGCTTGGATCCTGTGGCTGGCCTCCGTGCTTCCGCCACAAACCGCCGACTCGCTGTGCCTGAGCACCACCGTCTACCTGGAAGCGCGCGACCAGTCGGTCCGCGGCCAGAAGGCGGTCGCCGAGGTCGCCCTGCGTCGCCGCGACAGCGGGCTGTGGGGCAACACCGTCTGCGACGTGGTGACCGCGCGCAAGCAGTTCGCCCCCACCCTGGTGTCGCCGGGCACGCGCCTGAGCAACACCGACGCCTGGGCCGAGGCCGTCACCATCGCCCTCGACGCCGAACGCAACTGGGCGCTGCCGCCCGGCGAGCGCAAGGAAATCGTGCCCGGCGCGAGCCACTTCGCCGCGCACGCGATCGCCAGCCCGTCGTGGCGCACCGCGTACCAGGTGGCGACGATCGGCGACCACACCTTCTATAAGGTGCAATCGCTCAAGCCGCGTCGCTCCTGA
- a CDS encoding NADPH-dependent 2,4-dienoyl-CoA reductase, with product MTAASPLSFDPAATREIEPHPLYPHLFAPLDLGFCTLPNRVLMGSMHTGLEDKAADFPKLAAYFAERAAGGVGLIVTGGFSPNLAGWLKPFGGTMRFPWEVRRHRQVTGAVHAHGGRICLQILHAGRYGYSPLQVAPSRLKAPINPFTPRALSAGGVERQIRAFVRSATMAREAGYDGVEVMGSEGYLLNQFTAPRTNKRRDAWGGDAGKRMRFAVEIVRRIREACGPDFIIVYRLSMLDLVDDGLAWDEVVQQALAIEAAGATLINTGIGWHEARVPTIATSVPRAAFTGITARLKPHVGVPLVTTNRINMPEVAEGVLARGEADMVSMARPLLADPQWVNKARERRALDINTCIACNQACLDHVFENKTASCLVNPRACAETELNYVPTSAPKRIAVVGAGPAGLAAATVAAERGHRVTLFEATGEIGGQFNLAKRIPGKEEFHETLRYFGRKLEQTGVDVRLGTYADAATLAGFDAVVLSTGIRPREVDFPGADHAKVVSYLDVLSGRVVPGRKVAVVGAGGIGFDVAEFLVERGPSAALDPARWRAEWGVDLGYDGNRGGLTAPAPEAPAREVWLLQRSAGRPGARLGKTTGWIHRATLKAKKVRMLGGVEYLGVDDEGFHVRVDGSEQVLDVDHVVICAGQEPFKPLAAELATLGATVHVIGGADVAAELDAKRAIAQGSRIAAAL from the coding sequence ATGACGGCCGCCAGCCCCCTGAGTTTCGATCCCGCCGCGACGCGCGAAATCGAACCGCACCCGCTCTACCCGCACCTCTTCGCGCCCCTGGACCTGGGCTTCTGCACGCTGCCCAACCGGGTGCTGATGGGCTCCATGCACACGGGGCTGGAGGACAAGGCGGCGGACTTCCCGAAGCTCGCCGCCTACTTCGCCGAACGCGCGGCCGGTGGCGTCGGGCTGATCGTCACCGGCGGGTTTTCGCCGAACCTCGCCGGCTGGCTCAAGCCGTTCGGCGGGACGATGCGCTTCCCCTGGGAAGTGCGCCGCCACCGGCAGGTCACCGGCGCGGTGCACGCACATGGCGGGCGCATCTGCCTGCAGATCCTCCACGCCGGCCGTTACGGCTACAGCCCGCTGCAGGTGGCGCCGAGCCGGCTCAAGGCGCCGATCAACCCGTTCACCCCGCGTGCCCTGTCGGCCGGCGGCGTGGAGCGGCAGATCCGGGCGTTCGTCCGCAGCGCCACGATGGCGCGCGAAGCCGGCTACGACGGCGTCGAGGTCATGGGCTCGGAGGGCTACCTGCTCAACCAGTTCACCGCGCCGCGCACCAACAAGCGCCGCGATGCCTGGGGCGGCGATGCCGGCAAGCGCATGCGCTTCGCGGTGGAGATCGTCCGCCGCATCCGCGAGGCCTGCGGGCCGGACTTCATCATCGTCTACCGGCTCTCGATGCTCGACCTGGTCGACGACGGCTTGGCGTGGGACGAGGTCGTGCAGCAGGCCCTCGCCATCGAGGCCGCCGGCGCGACGCTGATCAACACCGGCATCGGCTGGCACGAGGCGCGTGTGCCGACCATCGCCACGTCCGTGCCGCGCGCGGCCTTCACCGGGATCACCGCGCGCCTGAAGCCGCACGTCGGCGTGCCGCTGGTGACGACCAACCGCATCAACATGCCCGAGGTCGCCGAAGGCGTGCTCGCGCGCGGCGAGGCCGACATGGTCTCGATGGCGCGGCCGCTGCTGGCCGACCCGCAGTGGGTCAACAAGGCCCGCGAGCGTCGCGCGCTCGACATCAATACGTGTATCGCGTGCAACCAGGCGTGCCTGGACCACGTGTTCGAGAACAAGACGGCGAGCTGCCTGGTGAACCCGCGTGCCTGCGCGGAGACCGAACTCAACTACGTGCCGACGTCCGCTCCCAAGCGCATCGCCGTGGTCGGCGCCGGCCCGGCCGGGCTCGCGGCCGCGACGGTCGCCGCCGAGCGCGGACATCGCGTGACGCTGTTCGAGGCCACCGGCGAGATCGGCGGGCAGTTCAACCTCGCCAAGCGCATCCCCGGCAAGGAGGAGTTCCACGAAACGCTGCGCTACTTCGGCCGGAAGCTGGAGCAGACCGGCGTCGACGTACGCCTGGGCACGTACGCCGACGCCGCAACGCTGGCGGGCTTCGATGCCGTGGTGCTGTCGACCGGCATCCGCCCGCGCGAGGTGGACTTCCCGGGCGCGGACCACGCGAAGGTCGTCAGCTATCTCGACGTCCTCAGCGGGCGCGTCGTGCCGGGCCGGAAGGTCGCGGTGGTCGGCGCGGGCGGCATCGGGTTCGACGTGGCCGAATTCCTGGTCGAACGCGGCCCCAGCGCCGCTCTCGATCCCGCCCGCTGGCGTGCCGAATGGGGCGTCGACCTGGGCTACGACGGCAACCGCGGCGGCCTGACGGCGCCGGCGCCCGAAGCGCCCGCGCGCGAGGTCTGGCTGCTGCAGCGCTCCGCCGGCCGACCCGGCGCGCGCCTGGGCAAGACGACGGGCTGGATCCACCGCGCCACGCTCAAGGCGAAGAAGGTCCGGATGCTCGGCGGCGTGGAATACCTCGGCGTCGACGACGAGGGCTTCCACGTGCGCGTGGATGGCAGCGAGCAGGTGCTGGACGTGGACCACGTGGTGATCTGCGCCGGCCAGGAGCCCTTCAAACCGCTGGCGGCGGAACTGGCGACGCTGGGCGCGACGGTGCACGTGATCGGCGGTGCGGACGTCGCCGCGGAGCTGGACGCGAAGCGCGCCATCGCCCAGGGAAGCCGCATCGCGGCCGCTTTGTGA
- a CDS encoding ATP-binding protein translates to MFEFRSLEVVHWDYWQRFQLPLDASVITVVGPNGSGKTTLLDALRTLLAIEDRETARDYKTYLRHNGKGQAWLRAVVSNRPDRRGGRPFFPIKDETVTLACRIRKRGGDWSRDYQILAGDVPVEQIEQGGEWLGVRDYRVRLAGAGLTRAICRVLTLEQGATDKLCQLSPRELLQLVFDVFEDKAVLDDYQRAKSEQMDVEKEIEQLRHGLGELHFKLESARVDVRSFEEGQALRNQRQRLQAEIAPKIELADLRATLEGARPRLTGLRRALRERERVFENLRTREHNAVGQRDDLRAAIERARADVRACETEFTTARDHARDAEMLVRRRDELARVQAQRGAVDVEALSRRVEEGRRRQAELKLEAERDRNRTGEIAAQVAALSGGGRIVEPFERDFRTALDNAGIEHRVLTELVDIVDPKWSVAVEAVLAPYRHLIVLENPRDEGAAWKLGEKMQYRHFVVSNRTPVEKATKGSLLEVVKFSAEPPAWLPRQLDKIQRVEDIEDGRRLPKGQDWITLKGYLREHRGGRHIGGGAPHFGTGARQARLDELRAEQIEIQQRAHAREDELSELGKRVDAEQARLLGLDAGQELVTRAAEFADAAERLPAMAQAAQQAAIALSDARSRLDGLEAEDKAESIADATRAGEIRSLENEVRERAQQIAQERQQLVARIVEFRRKRALMPAAWRSADALHQAREEYESAGAVRRELERIDERLQRGGYIEDDGCIALRDKFAADHDGLESTIGKREAHLHRARRITEEARGAYINVLRATVRRYKKNLAALGELAGIGVDVEMPELVNEDVALAQAGLTVKFDFDRKGWIGLDDGEASGGQQVMKSLLLLVGLLRDEDQPGGFVFIDEPFAHLDVFNIEKVGRFLRSTDAQYILTTPITHNLNVFEPSDLVLATSKRRGGNAWAEPVAVLKRDRRDDAQAA, encoded by the coding sequence ATGTTTGAGTTCCGCAGCCTGGAAGTCGTGCACTGGGATTACTGGCAGCGTTTCCAGCTGCCGCTCGACGCCTCGGTCATCACCGTCGTCGGTCCGAACGGTTCGGGCAAGACGACGCTGCTCGACGCGCTTCGTACGCTGCTTGCGATCGAAGACCGCGAGACCGCGCGCGACTACAAGACCTACCTGCGCCACAACGGCAAGGGCCAGGCATGGCTGCGCGCGGTGGTGAGCAATCGCCCGGACCGCCGCGGCGGCCGCCCGTTCTTCCCGATCAAGGACGAGACCGTCACGCTTGCATGCCGCATCCGCAAGCGCGGCGGCGACTGGTCGCGCGATTACCAGATCCTCGCCGGCGACGTGCCGGTCGAACAGATCGAGCAGGGCGGCGAATGGCTCGGCGTGCGCGATTACCGCGTGCGCCTCGCCGGGGCCGGCCTCACGCGCGCCATCTGCCGCGTGCTCACGCTGGAGCAGGGCGCGACCGACAAGCTGTGCCAGCTTTCGCCGCGCGAATTGCTGCAGCTGGTGTTCGACGTGTTCGAGGACAAGGCCGTGCTGGACGATTACCAGCGCGCCAAGTCCGAACAGATGGACGTCGAGAAGGAAATCGAGCAGCTGCGCCACGGCCTGGGCGAGCTGCATTTCAAGCTCGAATCCGCCCGCGTGGACGTGCGTTCGTTCGAGGAGGGCCAGGCGCTGCGCAACCAGCGTCAGCGACTGCAGGCGGAAATCGCGCCGAAGATCGAACTGGCCGACCTGCGCGCGACGCTGGAAGGCGCGCGTCCGCGCCTCACCGGCCTGCGCCGCGCGCTGCGCGAACGCGAGCGCGTGTTCGAAAACCTGCGCACGCGCGAGCACAACGCCGTGGGCCAGCGCGACGACCTGCGCGCGGCGATCGAGCGCGCACGCGCCGATGTGCGTGCCTGCGAAACCGAATTCACCACCGCGCGCGATCACGCACGCGATGCCGAGATGCTCGTGCGTCGTCGCGACGAACTCGCGCGCGTGCAGGCGCAGCGCGGTGCCGTCGACGTGGAGGCGCTCAGCCGCCGCGTCGAGGAAGGCCGTCGCCGTCAGGCCGAACTCAAGCTGGAAGCCGAGCGCGATCGCAATCGCACCGGTGAAATCGCCGCGCAGGTTGCCGCGCTCAGCGGCGGCGGCCGCATCGTCGAGCCGTTCGAGCGCGATTTCCGCACCGCGCTCGACAACGCGGGCATCGAACATCGCGTGCTCACCGAGCTGGTCGACATCGTCGATCCGAAGTGGTCGGTCGCCGTCGAAGCCGTGCTCGCGCCATATCGCCATCTCATCGTGCTGGAAAACCCGCGCGATGAAGGCGCGGCGTGGAAGCTCGGCGAGAAGATGCAGTACCGCCACTTCGTCGTATCCAACCGCACGCCGGTGGAAAAGGCGACGAAGGGCTCGCTGCTGGAAGTGGTGAAGTTCTCCGCCGAGCCGCCCGCGTGGTTGCCCAGGCAGCTCGACAAGATCCAGCGCGTCGAGGACATCGAGGACGGCCGTCGCCTGCCGAAGGGACAGGACTGGATCACGCTGAAGGGCTACCTGCGCGAACATCGCGGCGGTCGCCATATCGGCGGTGGCGCGCCGCATTTCGGCACGGGCGCGCGACAGGCGCGTCTGGACGAATTGCGCGCCGAACAGATCGAGATCCAGCAGCGTGCGCACGCCCGCGAAGACGAACTGAGCGAGCTGGGCAAGCGTGTCGACGCCGAACAGGCGCGACTGCTGGGCCTGGATGCCGGACAGGAACTGGTGACGCGCGCGGCGGAATTCGCCGACGCCGCCGAACGCCTGCCCGCGATGGCGCAGGCCGCGCAGCAGGCGGCGATCGCGCTGTCGGATGCGCGTTCGCGACTGGACGGCCTGGAAGCCGAAGACAAGGCCGAGAGCATCGCCGACGCCACGCGCGCGGGCGAGATCCGTTCGCTGGAGAATGAAGTGCGCGAACGCGCGCAGCAGATCGCGCAGGAACGCCAGCAGCTGGTGGCGCGCATCGTCGAGTTCCGTCGCAAGCGCGCGTTGATGCCGGCCGCGTGGCGCAGCGCCGACGCGTTGCACCAGGCGCGCGAGGAGTACGAAAGCGCCGGCGCGGTGCGTCGCGAACTCGAACGCATCGACGAACGCCTGCAACGCGGCGGATACATCGAGGACGACGGCTGCATCGCGCTTCGTGACAAGTTCGCCGCCGATCACGACGGGCTGGAATCGACCATCGGCAAGCGCGAGGCGCACCTGCATCGCGCGCGTCGCATCACCGAAGAAGCGCGCGGCGCATACATCAACGTGCTGCGCGCGACGGTGCGTCGCTACAAGAAGAACCTCGCGGCACTGGGCGAACTCGCCGGCATCGGCGTGGACGTCGAGATGCCCGAACTGGTGAACGAGGACGTCGCGCTCGCACAGGCCGGGTTGACCGTGAAGTTCGACTTCGACCGCAAGGGCTGGATCGGCCTGGACGACGGCGAGGCGTCGGGCGGCCAGCAGGTGATGAAGTCGTTGCTGCTGCTCGTCGGCCTGCTGCGCGACGAGGACCAGCCGGGCGGTTTCGTGTTCATCGACGAACCGTTCGCGCACCTGGACGTGTTCAACATCGAGAAGGTCGGCCGCTTCCTGCGCTCGACCGACGCGCAGTACATCCTGACCACGCCGATCACGCACAACCTCAACGTGTTCGAGCCGTCCGACCTGGTGCTGGCGACGAGCAAGCGCCGCGGCGGCAATGCGTGGGCCGAGCCGGTGGCGGTGCTCAAGCGCGATCGTCGCGACGACGCGCAGGCCGCGTGA
- a CDS encoding fructosamine kinase family protein, producing MSAGRQQIERTTYRNLAVVVKRWPGAPADFFTAEATGLATLAAAGAMRVPRVLALEPERLVLEDLGEGVQKERFWTIAGEGLAAQHALRNARFGFKRDGYCGPTPQSNAWTDDGWAFFAEHRLLPQARRALDGGHLPSDDVDAVERVCSRLRELIPPQRASLLHGDLWMGNLHCCADGSPALIDAGAVHYGWPESELAMLTLFGSPPDAFWRAYGAHAVVASDWRERAPVYNLYHLLNHLNLFGGSYRAGVREVLERFG from the coding sequence ATGAGCGCGGGCCGCCAGCAGATCGAACGCACGACGTACCGCAACCTCGCGGTGGTCGTGAAGCGCTGGCCCGGCGCGCCCGCGGATTTCTTCACCGCCGAGGCGACGGGACTGGCGACGCTCGCCGCCGCCGGTGCAATGCGTGTCCCGCGTGTGCTCGCGCTGGAACCCGAGCGGCTGGTGCTGGAGGATCTCGGCGAAGGCGTGCAGAAGGAACGCTTCTGGACGATCGCCGGCGAAGGCCTGGCCGCGCAGCATGCGCTGCGCAATGCGCGCTTTGGTTTCAAGCGCGACGGTTATTGCGGCCCCACGCCGCAGTCGAACGCATGGACGGACGACGGCTGGGCGTTCTTCGCCGAGCATCGCCTGCTGCCGCAGGCGCGGCGCGCGCTGGATGGCGGGCATCTGCCCAGCGATGACGTCGATGCGGTGGAGCGCGTGTGTTCGCGACTGCGCGAACTGATCCCGCCGCAGCGGGCGTCGCTGCTGCACGGCGATCTGTGGATGGGCAATCTGCATTGCTGTGCCGACGGTTCGCCCGCGCTGATCGATGCGGGTGCGGTGCACTACGGATGGCCCGAGTCGGAGCTCGCGATGCTGACGCTGTTCGGCTCGCCACCCGACGCGTTCTGGCGCGCGTACGGCGCGCATGCGGTCGTGGCGAGCGACTGGCGCGAACGCGCGCCGGTCTACAACCTCTACCACCTTCTCAATCATCTGAATCTGTTCGGTGGAAGTTATCGTGCGGGTGTGCGTGAGGTGTTGGAACGATTCGGGTAA
- a CDS encoding zinc-binding alcohol dehydrogenase family protein, translating to MKAVALTRYLPIDDPQSLVDVELPDPAAPTGFDVLVRVDAVSVNPVDTKVRAPKPQVETQPKVLGYDAAGIVEAVGDKASGFKPGDRVYYAGDITRPGSNAQLQLVDSRIVAIAPKTLDAAQAAALPLTALTAWELLFQRMPFDSEHGGKGKSLLIIAGAGGVGSIAIQLARRAGFTVIATASREDTIAWCRELGAHHVIDHRKPLHPQLKALGFQTVDAALNLYDTNHYWDELGEILAPQGHVGLIVEPKEPVRLGDPYKFKCIGIHWEMMFGRPRFQTPDMDEQGRILARVAALIDSGELRGTHRDTLSPINAQNLREAHRRLESGATIGKLVLSGW from the coding sequence ATGAAAGCCGTCGCCCTCACGCGTTACCTCCCCATCGACGACCCGCAGTCGCTCGTCGATGTCGAACTGCCCGACCCCGCCGCGCCGACCGGCTTCGACGTGCTCGTGCGCGTCGACGCCGTATCGGTGAATCCGGTCGACACGAAAGTGCGCGCGCCCAAACCGCAGGTCGAAACGCAGCCGAAGGTGCTCGGTTACGACGCAGCTGGCATCGTCGAAGCCGTCGGCGACAAGGCGAGCGGCTTCAAGCCCGGCGATCGCGTGTATTACGCCGGCGACATCACGCGCCCGGGCAGCAACGCGCAGCTGCAGCTGGTCGATTCGCGCATCGTTGCGATCGCACCGAAGACGCTCGACGCCGCGCAGGCCGCCGCATTGCCGCTCACCGCGCTGACCGCGTGGGAGCTGCTGTTCCAGCGCATGCCGTTCGACAGCGAGCACGGCGGCAAGGGCAAGTCGCTGCTGATCATCGCCGGCGCCGGTGGCGTCGGTTCCATCGCGATCCAGCTCGCGCGTCGCGCCGGCTTCACCGTGATCGCCACCGCATCGCGCGAAGACACCATCGCGTGGTGCCGCGAACTCGGCGCGCATCACGTCATCGATCATCGCAAGCCGCTGCATCCGCAGCTGAAGGCGCTGGGTTTCCAGACCGTCGACGCCGCGCTGAACCTGTACGACACGAACCATTATTGGGACGAACTCGGCGAGATCCTTGCACCGCAAGGCCATGTCGGCTTGATCGTCGAACCGAAGGAGCCGGTGCGCCTGGGCGATCCGTACAAGTTCAAGTGCATCGGCATCCACTGGGAAATGATGTTCGGCCGTCCGCGCTTCCAGACGCCCGACATGGACGAACAGGGCCGCATCCTCGCGCGCGTCGCCGCGCTGATCGATTCGGGCGAACTGCGCGGAACGCATCGCGACACGTTGTCGCCGATCAACGCGCAGAACCTGCGTGAGGCGCATCGTCGGCTGGAGTCGGGCGCGACGATCGGGAAGCTGGTGCTGTCGGGGTGGTAG
- a CDS encoding aldo/keto reductase — MDFRYLGNSGLRVPALSFGTGTFGGKGQLFGSWGNTDVAEASRLIDICLDAGLNLFDSADVYSGGMAESILGEAIKGRRDKVLISTKATFRFDENDPNAVGSSRFHLLRTIDAQLKRLGTDYIDLFQLHGFDAKTPVEETLRTLDDLVRAGKIRYLGVSNFSGWHLMKSLSTADRYGWTRYVANQAYYSLIGRDYEWEQMPLGLDQGVGGVIWSPLGWGRLTGKIRRNQPRPEVSRLPGSSDFGPPVDEELLYRVVDALDDIAAETGKTVPQIALNWLLQRPTVSTIVIGARNEEQLKQNLGAVGWNLTPEQVAKLDAASAVTPAYPYWHQRTFERNPSPV; from the coding sequence ATGGACTTCCGTTATCTCGGCAATTCCGGTTTGCGCGTTCCCGCGCTGAGCTTCGGCACGGGCACGTTCGGCGGCAAAGGGCAGCTGTTCGGTTCCTGGGGTAATACCGATGTCGCCGAAGCGTCGCGACTGATCGACATCTGCCTCGACGCGGGCCTGAACCTGTTCGACAGCGCTGACGTGTACTCCGGCGGCATGGCCGAAAGCATTCTCGGCGAAGCGATCAAGGGCCGCCGCGACAAGGTGCTGATCTCGACCAAGGCCACGTTCCGCTTCGACGAGAACGATCCCAACGCGGTCGGTTCGTCGCGCTTCCACCTGCTGCGCACGATCGACGCACAGCTCAAGCGCCTGGGCACCGATTACATCGACCTGTTCCAGCTGCACGGCTTCGATGCGAAGACGCCGGTCGAGGAAACGCTGCGCACGCTGGACGACCTCGTGCGCGCCGGCAAGATCCGATACCTCGGCGTGTCGAACTTCTCCGGCTGGCACCTGATGAAGTCGCTGTCCACGGCCGACCGCTACGGCTGGACGCGCTACGTCGCCAACCAGGCGTACTACTCGCTGATCGGGCGCGACTACGAGTGGGAGCAGATGCCGCTCGGCCTCGACCAGGGCGTGGGCGGCGTGATCTGGAGTCCGCTCGGCTGGGGCCGTCTGACCGGCAAGATCCGTCGCAACCAGCCGCGTCCGGAAGTGAGCCGACTGCCGGGCAGTTCCGACTTCGGCCCGCCGGTGGACGAAGAACTGCTGTATCGCGTCGTCGACGCGCTGGACGACATCGCCGCGGAAACCGGCAAGACCGTGCCGCAGATCGCGCTGAACTGGCTGCTGCAGCGCCCGACCGTTTCGACGATCGTCATCGGCGCGCGCAACGAGGAACAGTTGAAGCAGAACCTCGGCGCGGTGGGCTGGAATCTCACGCCCGAGCAGGTCGCGAAGCTCGATGCAGCGAGCGCGGTGACGCCGGCGTACCCGTACTGGCACCAGCGCACGTTCGAACGCAATCCGTCGCCGGTGTGA
- a CDS encoding MFS transporter — protein MASTPLPASPAASSGRLPVALYALTAGSFGIGCAEFVIMGLLLQVAADLQVSIAAAGMLVSGYALGVFAGAPILTLLTRRMPRKAVLLALMGIYTVGNIACALAPDYTTLMIARVVTSLTHGTFFGVGAVVATGLVPAERKASAISIMFSGLTLATLLGMPAGAWLGLHLGWRSTFWAMALVGVVSLAVIALLVPRSRDTSEPAPLREELATIARPQVLLGLLMTMLGFAGVFVVITYVQPLLTSLTGFSDAAVSPILLVFGAGMVVGNLLGGRLADRRATPALLGTLFALAAVLALMSFVLHSQVLMVAFVGLLGIAAFATVSPLQLRVLGFAEGAGQNLASSFNIAAFNLGNATGAWLGGMVIERGPGLAAVTWVAALVTVAGLLVALWSVRIERRGARTEALPRDCAAEAA, from the coding sequence GTGGCCTCCACTCCCCTCCCCGCTTCTCCCGCCGCGTCCAGCGGCCGCCTGCCGGTGGCGCTCTACGCGCTCACCGCCGGCTCGTTCGGCATCGGCTGCGCCGAGTTCGTGATCATGGGCCTGCTGCTGCAGGTCGCCGCCGATCTGCAGGTCTCGATCGCCGCCGCCGGCATGCTCGTCTCCGGCTACGCGCTGGGCGTGTTCGCCGGCGCGCCGATCCTCACCCTGCTGACGCGCCGCATGCCGCGCAAGGCCGTGCTGCTCGCGCTGATGGGCATCTACACCGTCGGCAACATCGCCTGCGCGCTCGCGCCGGACTACACGACGCTGATGATCGCCCGCGTGGTCACCTCGCTCACGCACGGCACGTTCTTCGGCGTCGGCGCGGTCGTCGCGACCGGCCTGGTGCCGGCCGAACGCAAGGCCTCCGCCATCTCGATCATGTTCTCCGGCCTGACGCTCGCGACGCTGCTGGGCATGCCGGCCGGCGCGTGGCTCGGCCTGCACTTGGGCTGGCGTTCGACGTTCTGGGCGATGGCCCTGGTCGGCGTCGTGTCGCTGGCGGTGATCGCGCTGCTGGTGCCGCGCAGCCGCGACACGAGCGAACCCGCCCCGCTGCGCGAGGAACTGGCGACCATCGCGCGGCCGCAGGTGCTGCTCGGCCTGCTGATGACGATGCTCGGCTTCGCCGGCGTGTTCGTGGTGATCACCTACGTGCAGCCGCTGCTGACCTCGCTCACCGGCTTCTCCGACGCCGCGGTGTCGCCGATCCTGCTGGTGTTCGGCGCAGGCATGGTCGTGGGTAACCTGCTCGGCGGCCGACTCGCCGACCGCCGCGCCACGCCCGCGCTGCTGGGCACGCTGTTCGCGCTCGCCGCGGTGCTGGCGCTGATGAGCTTCGTGCTGCACAGCCAGGTGCTGATGGTCGCCTTCGTCGGCCTGCTCGGCATCGCCGCATTCGCCACCGTGTCGCCGCTGCAGTTGCGCGTGCTGGGTTTCGCGGAAGGCGCGGGCCAGAACCTCGCCTCCAGCTTCAACATCGCGGCGTTCAACCTCGGCAATGCGACCGGCGCCTGGCTCGGCGGCATGGTCATCGAACGCGGTCCGGGACTGGCCGCGGTCACCTGGGTCGCCGCGCTGGTGACCGTCGCCGGCCTGCTCGTCGCGCTGTGGAGCGTGCGGATCGAGCGCCGCGGTGCACGCACCGAGGCCCTGCCGCGCGACTGCGCCGCCGAAGCGGCGTGA